A window of Oncorhynchus keta strain PuntledgeMale-10-30-2019 chromosome 27, Oket_V2, whole genome shotgun sequence contains these coding sequences:
- the LOC127912624 gene encoding uncharacterized protein LOC127912624 has product MPEDIRRWRGYRPLGANVPMPQLALQVPMSQLTLQVPMPQLTLQVPMPQLALQVPMSQLTLQVPMPQLALQVPMSQLTLQVPMPQLALQVPMPQLALQVPMPQPDRQAPKALQVPMSQLALQVPMPQLTLQVPMPQLTLQVPMPQLTLQVPMPQLALQVPMPQLTLQVPMPQLTLQVPMPQPDRQAPKALQVPIPQLTLQAPTPQLTLQVPMPQLTLQVPMPQLALQVPMPQLTLQVPMPQLTLQVPMPQLTLQVPMPQLTLQVPMPQLALQVPMPQLTLQVPMPQLALQVPMPQLALQVPIPQLALHVPIPQLALQVPAHQQK; this is encoded by the exons ATGCCTGAGGACATCAGGAGATGGCGTGGATACCGGCCGCTAGGGGCAAAC gttcccatgcctcagctggctcttCAGGTTCCCATGTCTCAGCTGACTCTAcaggttcccatgcctcagctaaCTCTAcaggttcccatgcctcagctggctcttCAGGTTCCCATGTCTCAGCTGACTCTAcaggttcccatgcctcagctggctcttCAG GTTCCCATGTCTCAGCTGACTCTACAGGTTCCCATGCCCCAGCTGGCTCTACAGGTTCCCATGCCCCAGCTGGCTCTAcaggttcccatgcctcagccggatcgtcagGCTCCCAAGGCTCTACAGGTTCCTATGTCTCAGCTGGCCCTAcaggttcccatgcctcagctaaCTCTAcaggttcccatgcctcagctgactctacaggttcccatgcctcagctgactctacaggttcccatgcctcagctggctctacaggttcccatgcctcagctgactctacaggttcccatgcctcagctgactctacaggttcccatgcctcagccggatcgtcagGCTCCCAAGGCTCTACAGGTTCCCATCCCTCAACTGACTCtacaggctcccacgcctcagctgaCTCTAcaggttcccatgcctcagctgacTCTACAGGTTCCCATGCCCCAGCTGGCTCTAcaggttcccatgcctcagctgactctacaggttcccatgcctcagctgacTCTACAGGTTCCCATGCCCCAGCTGACTCTAcaggttcccatgcctcagctgactctacaggttcccatgcctcagctggctctacaggttcccatgcctcagctgacTCTACAGGTTCCCATGCCCCAGCTGGCTCTAcaggttcccatgcctcagctggctctacAGGTTCCTATTCCTCAACTGGCTCTACACGTTCCCATTCCTCAACTGGCTCTACAGGTTCCCGCGCATCAGCAGAAGTGA